The Candidatus Nanopelagicales bacterium genome has a segment encoding these proteins:
- a CDS encoding ferrochelatase has protein sequence MDAANPEALLVVSFGGPESVDDVEPFLLRVTGGSGAPAHRVAQVAEHYRELGGVSPLNQANRGLIERLRAQAVARGLGESVYLGNRNCEPFMGDVMARMREDGVRCASVFITSAFSSYSGCRQYRENLYDASAGHGIYLKVLPRFFDHTVLRDIWADRIVESWPTGNPVLVFVTHSLPTAMAKGLGPGGGYLPQHRHLARAVVAACSPRLASPLPFRLAFQSRSGPPDQPWLEPDINEVVAQAADDGHDSCVVAPIGFCAENLEIMWDLDVAAAQTAREHGVDFHRLALPQSDDRFVGMVWDLVRRYPRGHLCDPECCPNPRGARPATGDAKRT, from the coding sequence ATGGACGCGGCGAACCCCGAAGCTTTGCTGGTCGTGTCGTTCGGCGGGCCGGAGTCGGTGGACGATGTGGAGCCGTTCCTTCTCAGGGTCACTGGTGGCAGTGGGGCGCCCGCGCACCGAGTGGCCCAAGTGGCAGAGCACTATCGGGAGCTGGGAGGAGTGTCCCCACTCAACCAAGCCAACCGGGGCCTGATCGAGCGCCTGAGGGCACAGGCAGTCGCGCGCGGGCTTGGCGAAAGCGTGTATCTGGGCAACCGCAATTGCGAGCCGTTTATGGGCGACGTCATGGCGCGGATGCGAGAAGATGGGGTCCGCTGCGCGTCCGTGTTCATAACGAGCGCGTTCTCGTCATACTCGGGGTGTCGGCAGTACAGGGAGAACCTCTACGACGCTAGCGCTGGGCACGGTATCTACTTGAAGGTGCTGCCGAGATTCTTCGATCACACGGTGCTGCGGGACATCTGGGCGGACCGGATCGTCGAGTCCTGGCCGACGGGCAACCCAGTGCTGGTGTTCGTCACCCATTCACTACCCACCGCTATGGCGAAGGGACTCGGGCCCGGCGGGGGATACCTGCCGCAACACCGGCACCTGGCCCGCGCCGTCGTGGCGGCCTGTTCGCCGCGCCTGGCTAGCCCGCTTCCATTCAGGCTCGCGTTCCAGTCGCGGTCCGGGCCGCCGGACCAGCCGTGGTTGGAGCCGGACATCAACGAAGTAGTCGCGCAGGCCGCCGACGACGGTCACGATTCTTGCGTGGTGGCGCCCATTGGGTTCTGCGCGGAGAACCTGGAGATCATGTGGGACCTCGACGTCGCGGCGGCCCAGACCGCTAGGGAGCACGGCGTCGATTTTCACAGGCTCGCGCTTCCTCAGTCCGATGACCGGTTCGTCGGCATGGTCTGGGACCTGGTCAGGCGCTACCCGCGAGGACACTTGTGCGACCCGGAGTGCTGTCCGAATCCGCGTGGTGCTCGGCCAGCCACAGGTGATGCTAAGCGCACCTGA
- a CDS encoding DUF5998 family protein — protein MGDHGVRSRLRRDIERSGYYPALVDDSLTTALGGERVLDFIVHHEATFDRDELRRHATVVALTPTRLILQHTDDHPADETCDTPYATSVVEAVRLSSIGTVVVTRVVKEPEQYRPHSAASEAVLSIGWGAVNRIELEPASCGDPECDADHGYTGSSTNDDLSLRFSAAADGGDVVERALDFAKSLSAAAGIQPA, from the coding sequence ATGGGAGATCATGGTGTGCGCAGTCGCCTGCGCCGGGACATCGAGCGTTCGGGCTACTACCCAGCCCTGGTGGACGACTCGCTGACCACGGCTCTGGGCGGCGAGCGGGTTCTGGACTTCATCGTCCATCACGAGGCCACATTCGACCGCGATGAGTTGCGGCGTCACGCGACGGTCGTGGCGCTGACTCCCACTCGCCTGATCCTTCAACACACGGATGACCATCCCGCCGACGAGACATGCGACACGCCCTACGCCACCTCGGTAGTTGAGGCCGTGCGGTTGTCGTCGATCGGAACTGTCGTGGTTACCCGTGTGGTCAAGGAACCCGAGCAGTATCGTCCGCACTCAGCCGCCTCGGAGGCGGTCCTGAGCATCGGATGGGGCGCGGTGAACCGGATCGAGCTGGAGCCCGCGAGTTGCGGCGACCCCGAATGCGACGCGGATCACGGTTACACGGGGTCCAGCACAAACGACGACCTTTCCCTGCGGTTCTCGGCGGCGGCCGACGGCGGAGATGTTGTCGAGCGCGCTCTTGATTTCGCCAAGTCCCTGAGTGCGGCGGCAGGCATCCAGCCAGCGTGA
- a CDS encoding alkaline phosphatase family protein, with translation MTEPVLPAYGSRSLCELLSSVGDGLAVPGCRDVLGLGARDRVAVVIIDGLGLAQLRECAESAPFLAERTAASLTSVFPSTTCAALGSIGTGLTPGRHGLVGASFVYPETGRLLNPLGWGSGPSPIAVQPEPTVLERAEAAGVSIAVVSDRSYRHSGLTVAALRGGQYKGADGPGERVATVIESLDVPGRGLVIGYWGSLDRTAHVHGVASPHYRFELSHVDLLVRQIAASLPAGARLIVTADHGMIDCPEVIDLDADPGFGEHVRLVAGEPRMRHVYARRGAAAAVARRWQDLLADKAQVLLGEEAVAEGWFGDVDPGNIERIGSVLAIAGPGIRLGMPSRDSVVSSLLGQHGGLTEAEMVVPLAMID, from the coding sequence GTGACTGAACCTGTGCTTCCCGCGTACGGCTCACGCAGTCTCTGCGAGCTGCTGAGCTCCGTCGGCGACGGACTGGCGGTGCCCGGCTGCCGCGATGTGCTAGGTCTTGGCGCCAGGGATCGTGTGGCGGTTGTGATCATCGACGGCCTCGGATTGGCGCAACTGCGGGAGTGCGCCGAGAGTGCTCCGTTCCTGGCGGAGCGGACGGCAGCGAGCCTGACCTCTGTGTTTCCCAGCACGACCTGTGCCGCTCTGGGCAGCATCGGAACGGGTCTGACGCCAGGGCGCCACGGTCTGGTGGGAGCTTCCTTCGTCTACCCAGAGACAGGAAGGTTGCTCAATCCTCTGGGTTGGGGCAGTGGGCCGTCGCCGATCGCGGTGCAGCCTGAGCCCACGGTTCTGGAGCGCGCGGAGGCCGCTGGAGTGTCTATCGCGGTGGTGAGTGATCGCTCCTACAGGCACAGCGGCCTGACCGTCGCAGCTCTTCGAGGAGGGCAATACAAGGGAGCGGACGGCCCAGGAGAACGCGTGGCCACGGTTATCGAGTCCCTTGACGTTCCGGGGCGCGGCCTGGTTATTGGCTACTGGGGGTCGCTGGACCGGACGGCTCACGTCCATGGCGTGGCGTCCCCTCACTACCGCTTCGAGCTCTCCCACGTTGACCTTCTCGTACGTCAGATCGCTGCTTCGCTTCCCGCGGGCGCAAGACTGATCGTCACCGCCGACCACGGCATGATCGACTGCCCGGAAGTCATCGACCTGGATGCGGATCCGGGGTTCGGTGAGCATGTACGTTTGGTCGCCGGTGAGCCGCGGATGCGCCACGTCTATGCCCGTCGTGGGGCAGCGGCGGCGGTGGCGCGACGCTGGCAGGATCTCTTGGCGGACAAGGCCCAGGTGCTGCTCGGGGAGGAGGCCGTTGCCGAGGGCTGGTTCGGAGATGTTGATCCCGGGAACATCGAACGTATCGGATCCGTGCTCGCGATCGCTGGCCCGGGGATTCGGTTGGGAATGCCATCTCGTGATTCGGTTGTGTCTTCGCTTCTGGGTCAGCATGGCGGGCTGACCGAAGCGGAGATGGTCGTTCCGTTGGCGATGATCGACTGA
- a CDS encoding DUF4235 domain-containing protein produces MSGKEILRFSAPLIAMSGVWVVRRAFAAGYEAATGNTPPDPDDLNVPLGKALLFATATAVTASVVSTLVSRGIAKVTTEPEALPQA; encoded by the coding sequence ATGTCCGGCAAGGAAATCCTGCGATTCTCCGCCCCACTGATAGCGATGAGCGGAGTATGGGTGGTGCGGCGCGCTTTCGCCGCCGGCTATGAGGCAGCCACCGGCAACACTCCGCCGGATCCTGACGATCTGAACGTCCCGTTGGGTAAAGCTCTGTTGTTCGCGACGGCGACAGCGGTCACGGCTTCTGTCGTGAGCACACTTGTGTCACGTGGAATAGCCAAGGTCACGACCGAACCCGAGGCACTGCCGCAGGCGTAG
- a CDS encoding gamma carbonic anhydrase family protein encodes MLETLSVEGTPEMPVYAIGEREPSIHPSAFVHPDAVLIGSVTIGPESTVWPTAVLRGDHNAIQVGARTSVQDGTIVHCTPDHETLIGDRCVIGHRVHLEGCTIEDDCLIGSGAIVLHRAIVRQGALVGAQALIPYDTEVPPLAKALGVPAKIHTNAVLPGAHDRAVASYTRNAHWYNAELRRID; translated from the coding sequence ATGCTTGAGACTCTAAGCGTCGAAGGGACCCCGGAAATGCCCGTGTACGCCATCGGCGAACGCGAACCGTCGATCCACCCCAGCGCATTCGTACACCCCGACGCGGTCCTGATCGGAAGCGTGACGATCGGGCCGGAATCCACGGTGTGGCCGACTGCCGTATTGCGGGGAGACCACAACGCGATCCAAGTCGGAGCGCGGACTTCCGTTCAGGACGGCACCATCGTGCATTGCACGCCCGACCACGAGACCTTGATCGGAGATCGGTGTGTCATCGGCCACAGGGTCCATCTGGAGGGGTGCACCATCGAGGATGACTGTCTCATCGGGTCTGGAGCGATCGTGCTGCACCGGGCGATCGTGCGCCAAGGCGCTCTGGTCGGAGCTCAGGCCCTGATCCCCTACGACACCGAAGTGCCTCCCCTGGCGAAGGCGCTGGGAGTGCCCGCGAAGATTCACACGAATGCGGTTCTGCCCGGGGCGCATGATCGAGCGGTTGCCAGCTACACCAGAAACGCCCACTGGTACAACGCGGAGTTGCGCCGAATCGACTGA
- a CDS encoding DUF4193 domain-containing protein yields the protein MATDYDAPRKTDESSTDASIEELKARRVDRAASSVDVDETEAAENLELPGADLSDKSLEVRVLPKQFDEFTCTECFLVHHISQLADPGAMVCADCVA from the coding sequence ATGGCCACCGACTACGACGCCCCAAGGAAGACCGACGAGAGCTCTACCGATGCGAGCATCGAGGAGCTCAAGGCTCGCCGCGTCGATCGGGCCGCTTCCTCGGTCGATGTAGATGAGACAGAGGCAGCGGAGAACCTCGAACTTCCCGGCGCCGACCTATCGGACAAGAGCCTGGAAGTTCGCGTGCTTCCGAAGCAGTTTGACGAGTTCACGTGCACCGAGTGCTTCTTGGTGCATCACATCAGCCAGCTGGCCGATCCGGGCGCCATGGTCTGCGCGGACTGCGTCGCCTGA
- the sepH gene encoding septation protein SepH, which translates to MPDLTFVGLSDDGASLILSTPDGTRYSLPIDERVRAATRGGRVIRVEGDTTPVTARDVQARVRSGATPEEVAEYSGWPVERVQAFAAPVLQERSWVTEQAIACPAGRGEEDPTLGSLVTRRLAERGIDEDSTRWDAWRREDGLWTVLLAYPAGKGDRVATWSFDLGAKILTSDDDEARWFTEDRLFADIRPKLVHPATDDDAPTGQRPPQSSNHPAGRAAKRPLTAPAAPQPQPKPTQPPPKPPAPKPPRWDEVLFGTPTEHS; encoded by the coding sequence ATGCCTGATCTGACCTTCGTGGGACTGTCCGACGACGGCGCCTCGTTGATTCTGTCCACACCAGACGGAACCCGGTACTCGCTGCCCATCGACGAGCGAGTCCGGGCAGCCACCAGGGGTGGCAGAGTCATCCGGGTCGAAGGCGACACGACTCCCGTGACCGCTCGCGATGTCCAAGCCAGAGTGCGTTCGGGCGCAACGCCGGAGGAAGTGGCTGAATACTCCGGCTGGCCCGTCGAACGCGTCCAAGCGTTCGCCGCTCCCGTGCTGCAGGAACGCAGCTGGGTGACCGAGCAAGCCATCGCCTGCCCAGCGGGACGCGGCGAGGAGGACCCAACCCTCGGTTCACTCGTCACCCGCAGGCTGGCCGAGCGCGGCATCGACGAGGATTCGACCCGCTGGGATGCCTGGCGCCGCGAGGATGGGCTTTGGACTGTGCTCTTGGCCTACCCGGCCGGAAAGGGAGACCGCGTAGCGACGTGGTCGTTCGACCTCGGCGCCAAGATCCTGACCTCCGACGATGATGAAGCTCGCTGGTTCACCGAGGACCGCCTCTTCGCGGACATCCGGCCAAAGCTTGTCCACCCGGCGACTGATGATGATGCGCCGACGGGCCAGCGGCCCCCACAATCCAGCAATCACCCAGCGGGCCGCGCCGCCAAGCGGCCGCTAACTGCTCCCGCGGCCCCGCAACCTCAGCCCAAGCCCACCCAGCCCCCACCAAAGCCACCCGCTCCCAAACCGCCGAGGTGGGATGAGGTGCTCTTCGGGACCCCGACCGAGCATTCCTGA
- a CDS encoding inositol monophosphatase family protein produces MDNTHTHGDLRELGCLAAGIARQAGALLLEGWRDVHAVGTKSSPSDLVTQMDREAEALIRRRIAQARPGDRVLGEEEGESPGDDRRARWIVDPLDGTVNYFYGLPAWVVSIAVEIDGHVVAGAVNAPALGEDYLAVAGQGSHRRSVGKVERLAVSTATDTREALLATGFGYRCERRAAQARVVAELLPEVRDIRRCGAAALDLCWTAGGRVDCYYERGLKLWDWAAGGLIVREAGGVVGGLHGRPGGSEMVVAAPAPLFTKLSDRLAGLDADSG; encoded by the coding sequence ATGGACAACACCCACACACACGGCGACCTGCGGGAGCTTGGTTGTCTGGCTGCGGGGATAGCCAGACAGGCTGGGGCTTTGCTTCTCGAAGGATGGCGCGACGTGCACGCAGTAGGGACCAAGTCGTCGCCGAGCGATCTGGTTACCCAGATGGACAGGGAGGCTGAGGCGCTGATCCGGCGGCGCATCGCTCAAGCCCGCCCCGGGGACCGCGTCCTCGGCGAGGAGGAAGGCGAGTCGCCGGGTGATGACAGACGGGCGCGATGGATAGTGGACCCGCTAGACGGAACCGTGAACTACTTCTATGGACTCCCGGCTTGGGTTGTCTCGATCGCCGTGGAGATTGACGGACACGTCGTCGCTGGCGCGGTCAATGCCCCGGCCTTGGGTGAGGACTATCTGGCGGTCGCCGGACAAGGAAGCCACCGCAGGAGCGTCGGTAAGGTCGAGCGGCTGGCGGTCTCGACCGCCACGGACACGCGCGAGGCACTGCTGGCGACTGGTTTCGGGTACCGCTGTGAACGACGTGCGGCGCAGGCGCGGGTCGTCGCTGAGCTGCTGCCGGAAGTGCGGGACATTCGCCGGTGCGGAGCCGCGGCCTTGGATCTGTGCTGGACGGCAGGCGGGCGGGTCGACTGCTACTACGAGCGTGGCCTGAAGCTGTGGGACTGGGCGGCGGGCGGGTTGATCGTTCGGGAGGCCGGTGGGGTTGTCGGGGGTTTGCACGGCCGTCCTGGTGGCTCTGAGATGGTCGTGGCTGCCCCGGCGCCGCTGTTCACTAAGCTGAGCGACCGGCTCGCTGGGCTTGATGCGGACTCTGGATGA